The Musa acuminata AAA Group cultivar baxijiao chromosome BXJ2-2, Cavendish_Baxijiao_AAA, whole genome shotgun sequence genome has a segment encoding these proteins:
- the LOC135604913 gene encoding cytochrome b561 and DOMON domain-containing protein At4g12980-like isoform X1, which translates to MPVVKSACGGRRPPPKFGFLAGAMAALGFRLLFLLSAVGSAAAATASGCSSMAFSSNRVYAACIDLPRLSSSLHWSYDNASATLSLAFVAPPAGPEGWVSWAINPSGGGMIGCQTLIAFRQPNGVMGIKTCNITRYGPVAEGPIEFETSDMAAEQSGGVMRLFAKMKLPAGMTEVKQVWQVGSAVANGVPQKHDFKPENLQSLGQLDLIKGSISASGGGTAPRRNKYVHGILNAVSWGILLPIGQLFARYLKTFRSADPAWFYLHVSCQIIGYAVGVGGWATGLVLGSRSKGIQYTTHRNIGISLFTLCTIQVSALLLRPNKDHKYRLYWNIYHHSVGYTVIVLGIVNVFKGLQILNIDHKWTVYFIIIICILGGIALFLEIVTWIIVIKRRSDDSRNAYDGSTSSGVQRSISL; encoded by the exons AT GCCTGTAGTGAAGAGCGCGTGTGGAGGAAGACGGCCACCTCCGAAGTTTGGGTTTTTGGCTGGCGCCATGGCCGCTCTAGGCTTtcgtcttctcttcctcctctctgctGTGGgctctgctgccgccgccaccgccaGTGGCTGCTCCTCCATGGCGTTCTCCTCCAACCGCGTGTACGCCGCGTGCATCGACCTGCCCCGCCTCTCCTCCTCGCTCCACTGGTCCTACGACAACGCGTCCGCCACGCTGTCCCTCGCGTTCGTGGCGCCGCCCGCGGGGCCGGAGGGGTGGGTGTCGTGGGCGATCAACCCCAGCGGTGGTGGCATGATCGGGTGCCAGACCCTGATCGCGTTCCGCCAGCCCAACGGCGTGATGGGTATCAAGACGTGCAACATCACCAGGTACGGCCCCGTCGCGGAGGGGCCGATCGAGTTCGAGACGTCGGACATGGCGGCGGAGCAGTCCGGGGGGGTGATGCGGCTCTTCGCGAAGATGAAGCTGCCGGCGGGGATGACGGAGGTGAAACAGGTGTGGCAGGTGGGGTCGGCGGTGGCGAATGGCGTCCCCCAAAAGCACGACTTCAAGCCGGAAAATCTGCAGTCGCTGGGACAGTTGGATCTCATCAAGGGGTCGATCTCGGCATCCGGCGGAGGCACCGCACCCAGAAGAAACAAATAT GTACATGGAATTCTGAATGCTGTGAGTTGGGGGATTTTGCTTCCAATTGGCCAACTCTTCGCGAGATATCTGAAAACATTCAGATCTGCAGACCCTGCATGGTTTTATCTTCATGTATCGTGCCAAATTATTGGCTACGCTGTTGGAGTCGGTGGCTGGGCTACTGGTCTCGTTCTTGGCTCCAGATCTAAGGGAATCCAGTACACCACTCATCGCAATATCGGCATCTCCCTTTTCACTCTTTGCACCATACAG GTTTCTGCTCTGCTCCTGAGGCCAAATAAGGATCACAAGTACAGATTGTACTGGAACATCTACCATCACTCTGTGGGATACACCGTGATTGTGTTGGGGATCGTCAACGTCTTCAAAGGCCTGCAGATACTGAACATCGATCATAAATGGACAgtgtattttatcatcataatttgCATTTTGGGTGGTATTGCCTTGTTCTTGGAGATTGTTACTTGGATTATAGTTATCAAGAGGAGGTCTGATGACTCCAGAAACGCTTACGACGGATCGACTTCTAGCGGTGTGCAGCGGTCAATATCTTTATGA
- the LOC135604913 gene encoding cytochrome b561 and DOMON domain-containing protein At4g12980-like isoform X2, whose amino-acid sequence MAALGFRLLFLLSAVGSAAAATASGCSSMAFSSNRVYAACIDLPRLSSSLHWSYDNASATLSLAFVAPPAGPEGWVSWAINPSGGGMIGCQTLIAFRQPNGVMGIKTCNITRYGPVAEGPIEFETSDMAAEQSGGVMRLFAKMKLPAGMTEVKQVWQVGSAVANGVPQKHDFKPENLQSLGQLDLIKGSISASGGGTAPRRNKYVHGILNAVSWGILLPIGQLFARYLKTFRSADPAWFYLHVSCQIIGYAVGVGGWATGLVLGSRSKGIQYTTHRNIGISLFTLCTIQVSALLLRPNKDHKYRLYWNIYHHSVGYTVIVLGIVNVFKGLQILNIDHKWTVYFIIIICILGGIALFLEIVTWIIVIKRRSDDSRNAYDGSTSSGVQRSISL is encoded by the exons ATGGCCGCTCTAGGCTTtcgtcttctcttcctcctctctgctGTGGgctctgctgccgccgccaccgccaGTGGCTGCTCCTCCATGGCGTTCTCCTCCAACCGCGTGTACGCCGCGTGCATCGACCTGCCCCGCCTCTCCTCCTCGCTCCACTGGTCCTACGACAACGCGTCCGCCACGCTGTCCCTCGCGTTCGTGGCGCCGCCCGCGGGGCCGGAGGGGTGGGTGTCGTGGGCGATCAACCCCAGCGGTGGTGGCATGATCGGGTGCCAGACCCTGATCGCGTTCCGCCAGCCCAACGGCGTGATGGGTATCAAGACGTGCAACATCACCAGGTACGGCCCCGTCGCGGAGGGGCCGATCGAGTTCGAGACGTCGGACATGGCGGCGGAGCAGTCCGGGGGGGTGATGCGGCTCTTCGCGAAGATGAAGCTGCCGGCGGGGATGACGGAGGTGAAACAGGTGTGGCAGGTGGGGTCGGCGGTGGCGAATGGCGTCCCCCAAAAGCACGACTTCAAGCCGGAAAATCTGCAGTCGCTGGGACAGTTGGATCTCATCAAGGGGTCGATCTCGGCATCCGGCGGAGGCACCGCACCCAGAAGAAACAAATAT GTACATGGAATTCTGAATGCTGTGAGTTGGGGGATTTTGCTTCCAATTGGCCAACTCTTCGCGAGATATCTGAAAACATTCAGATCTGCAGACCCTGCATGGTTTTATCTTCATGTATCGTGCCAAATTATTGGCTACGCTGTTGGAGTCGGTGGCTGGGCTACTGGTCTCGTTCTTGGCTCCAGATCTAAGGGAATCCAGTACACCACTCATCGCAATATCGGCATCTCCCTTTTCACTCTTTGCACCATACAG GTTTCTGCTCTGCTCCTGAGGCCAAATAAGGATCACAAGTACAGATTGTACTGGAACATCTACCATCACTCTGTGGGATACACCGTGATTGTGTTGGGGATCGTCAACGTCTTCAAAGGCCTGCAGATACTGAACATCGATCATAAATGGACAgtgtattttatcatcataatttgCATTTTGGGTGGTATTGCCTTGTTCTTGGAGATTGTTACTTGGATTATAGTTATCAAGAGGAGGTCTGATGACTCCAGAAACGCTTACGACGGATCGACTTCTAGCGGTGTGCAGCGGTCAATATCTTTATGA